The genomic segment AAAGAAGGCGGAATTGTCTGTCGGGGTCTCGTAGGGACTCCATCATTGCGGAACCAGATTGAGAGACTTACGGAGAAGCCAGGCAGCAGAGGAGGGCATTTCGAGATGAGCTATCTGTGAAGGAGCAGTGTCGGATGGTCAGCAGTTCCTCCCACCTGCAGCTATTGTGGCGCGGCGAACCGCCAAGCAAGAACTGCCACCGTAGTTGAAGGCAGCCCGACGTGTTGATGACGGCGGCACGAACGTCGATTATCTGGCGTCCGAATTTGTTGACGCAGCCATCCTGTACTCACAACGATAGGGAGAACACTTGGGATGAGCAGCCATGTTGAATGGGGGCTCGTCTGCTTGCCCGTTGATCCATGCCTGCCTGCTGCATGTGCGTCAATTCCATTGTTCGTGTAGCAACGAATTGCAAAGGACGCGGTGCCAGGGAGTGTTTTTTGATGGTATCGTCCGGAGGTTGAATGCGGGACGGAGGTGGGGGGCGCGGAGAAGGGAGCGGCGTTGTCGGAGGTGAGGCAAAGCTCAGATCGGGCACGGATCCCGCCACGCATCAAGCATTCATCGCATCGACATCGCGTATCATGAATTGTCGATGCCGCAGACGTGTTTGAAGTGTTTGCCTTTCATTCTTCCCTGATTCTTGCCTGTATTACTACTCCTGTACAGTTCCAGCATGTCCCTCCGCTCGGCGGCACGTAAAGCCGCAGTCGGCCTGAGGACCCCCACCACACACTCGACTCACCTACCCACTTCGCTCCTGCCCACGAGATCGTACCTGACCGCATCCACGGCATCTGCATCTCGAATACAGCCGCAGCTATCCTTCCGCCACCTCACACCGCCTGACCCGGTCCTCCGCTCTCCCTCACGCTTCCAACGCTTTCCTCGACACACGCCCGCCTACCAACGATACTGCTCCAGTCGACGCTCCGCCATGTGTCGCAAGGAAGCTGACACGGCCGACGCCAACATGGACATCTCCAAGGGCCGTGAGGTGCTGCCCAAGAACGTTAAGCCATTGCACTACAACGTCACACTCGAGCCCAACTTTGAGACATTCAAGTATGAAGGCACAGTCGAGATCGAGCTGGACGTCGTCGAGGATACCAAGTCGATATCTGTCAATGCATTGGAGCTGGACATCAAGGAGACCAAGATAGAGGCAGGAGGTCAGACCATCACATCTTCTCCTACACTCTCCCACGATGAGGACAGTCAGACCACCAAGATCGACTTTGACCAGACCATTCCTGCGGGACAGAAGGCGAAGCTCATTCACAAGTTCACCGGATCGCTGAACGACAACATGGCTGGCTTTTACCGATCTTCATACAAGGGACCAAATGGCGAGGACAAATACATTGCCACAACACAAATGGAGCCGACAGACTGCAGACGAGCATTCCCGTGCTTCGACGAGCCTGCATTGAAGGCCACTTTTACCGTCACTCTGATTGCAGACGAGAAATTGACATGTCTGAGCAACATGGATGAGTCGGGCACGAAAAAGCTGGacaatggcaagaaggcaGTTACTTTCAACAAGACACCTCTCATGTCGACATATCTGCTCGCCTTCATCGTTGGAGAATTGCAGGTGGTCGAGACCAACGACTTCCGTGTACCTGTGAGAGTGTTCTGCACTCCGGACAAGAACATTGAGCACGGCCAATTCTCCTTGAAGCTGGCCGCCCAGACTCTTGCTTTCTACGAGAAGGAATTCGACAGCAAGTTCCCGCTACCGAAGATGGACATGGTTGCCATTCCCGATTTTGCCGCTGGTGCTATGGAGGTATGTTCCAACTTTTCGTCCACATATTCTGCATTGACTTACAGCTAACACTGCTGCAGAACTGGGGTTTGGTCACATACCGTGTTGtcgatcttctcctcgatgAGAAGCATGTCAGCGCGTCCACCAAGCAGCGCGTGGCAGAAGTCGTCCAACACGAGCTGGCTCACCAATGGTTCGGCAATCTCGTAACGATGGATTTCTGGGACGGTCTGTGGCTCAACGAGGGTTTTGCGACATGGATGTCTTGGTACTCTTGCAATGTCTTCTATCCAGAGTGGAAAGTGTGGGAAGGGTATGTCACGGATAACCTCCAATCAGCCCTTGGACTGGACTCGCTCCGAAGCTCGCACCCAATCGAAGTACCGGTGAAACGAGCCGACGAAATCAATCAGATCTTCGACGCCATCTCCTACTCGAAAGGATCTTGTGTCATTCGCATGGTATCGAAGCATCTTGGGGAAGATGTCTTCATGGAGGGCATTAGGCGATACTTGAAGAAGCACGCTTATGGCAACACCACAACAGGCGATCTCTGGGCAGCTCTGAGCGATGCCAGCGGAAAGGACGTTGAGCGAATCGCCGACATCTGGACCAAGAACATTGGTTTCCCTGTGGTGACTGTCACTGAAGATgccaagaacagcaagatcCACGTCAAGCAGAACCGCTTCCTGCGCACGGCTGACGTGAAGCCTGAGGAAGACCAGACTCTTTACCCAGTGTTCCTTGGTCTGAGGACAAAGAATGGCGTTGACGAGGAGCTCACGTTGAACAAGCGCGAGGCAGACTTCACGGTCCCGGATCTCGACTTCTACAAGCTGAACGCGGACCACTCTGGCATCTACCGTACATCCTACCCTGCAGAACGGTTACAGAAGCTTGGTCAGAATGCTAAGGCAGGTTTGCTGACAGTCGAGGACCGAGCAGGC from the Cercospora beticola chromosome 9, complete sequence genome contains:
- a CDS encoding uncharacterized protein (MEROPS:MER0001009) translates to MCRKEADTADANMDISKGREVLPKNVKPLHYNVTLEPNFETFKYEGTVEIELDVVEDTKSISVNALELDIKETKIEAGGQTITSSPTLSHDEDSQTTKIDFDQTIPAGQKAKLIHKFTGSLNDNMAGFYRSSYKGPNGEDKYIATTQMEPTDCRRAFPCFDEPALKATFTVTLIADEKLTCLSNMDESGTKKLDNGKKAVTFNKTPLMSTYLLAFIVGELQVVETNDFRVPVRVFCTPDKNIEHGQFSLKLAAQTLAFYEKEFDSKFPLPKMDMVAIPDFAAGAMENWGLVTYRVVDLLLDEKHVSASTKQRVAEVVQHELAHQWFGNLVTMDFWDGLWLNEGFATWMSWYSCNVFYPEWKVWEGYVTDNLQSALGLDSLRSSHPIEVPVKRADEINQIFDAISYSKGSCVIRMVSKHLGEDVFMEGIRRYLKKHAYGNTTTGDLWAALSDASGKDVERIADIWTKNIGFPVVTVTEDAKNSKIHVKQNRFLRTADVKPEEDQTLYPVFLGLRTKNGVDEELTLNKREADFTVPDLDFYKLNADHSGIYRTSYPAERLQKLGQNAKAGLLTVEDRAGMIADAGALSAAGYQKTDGLLSLLKGFDKEPDMVVWDEITARIGALRSTWIFEDEKIKEALKAFQRNLSSQKAHELGWTFTGNEGHIEQQFKALMFGNAASAGDEETKKAAYDMFGKFVAGDRAALHPNLRASVYAIVLQYGGKAEYDALVKEYETATSSDERNAALRSLGRARDPELIQRTLAYSIGKHVKEQDIYLPLAGLRAHQEGIEAFWAWMKENWDLLKEKMPPSFTLLGSVVSMATSSFTREDQLRDVEKFFKGKSTKGFDRNLAQSFDAIKAKIGWLQRDKAAVEKWLKDEKYL